A part of Ptychodera flava strain L36383 chromosome 11, AS_Pfla_20210202, whole genome shotgun sequence genomic DNA contains:
- the LOC139143381 gene encoding uncharacterized protein KIAA1958-like: MDGIEYEPLTLNNMKCSLERYLRSKNYSASLNDRVFHKLNQAIRAKQVDFKGQGKGRKELKSEEISAEEEETMWQAGVLGINNPQSANFTMFFLFGKHFGMRDRNEHRKLKFGDIVTGRDTEGTEYLEFHERCTKTRDGTTTTAREFAPKMFATPGNPKRDPVALYRAYVKQRPQESFEPEFDFYLTPLQRHMIMSDVWFHARPLGKNTE; encoded by the coding sequence ATGGATGGCATTGAATATGAACCCTTGACCCTGAACAACATGAAGTGCAGCCTGGAGAGATACCTTCGGAGTAAGAATTACTCAGCAAGTTTGAACGACCGTGTATTTCATAAACTGAACCAAGCGATAAGAGCTAAACAGGTTGATTTCAAAGGCCAAGGTAAAGGAAGAAAGGAGCTGAAGTCGGAAGAAATTTCGGCAGAAGAGGAAGAAACTATGTGGCAGGCCGGAGTACTGGGAATTAATAATCCACAGAGCGCGAATTTCACCATGTTCTTTTTATTCGGAAAGCACTTTGGAATGAGAGATAGAAACGAGCATCGGAAACTAAAGTTTGGCGACATCGTGACCGGCCGTGATACCGAAGGCACTGAATATCTAGAGTTTCACGAGAGATGTACAAAAACAAGAGATGGAACTACAACAACTGCACGAGAATTCGCTCCAAAAATGTTTGCCACGCCAGGAAATCCTAAGCGAGATCCCGTAGCGCTATATCGTGCGTATGTGAAACAGCGACCGCAAGAAAGTTTTGAACCCGAGTTTGACTTTTACCTCACGCCTCTCCAACGTCACATGATCATGTCTGACGTCTGGTTTCATGCAAGGCCACTGGGTAAGAACACGGAGTGA